The sequence below is a genomic window from Nitrospirota bacterium.
CAGTGAACATAATTATGACCATTTCGGAATATCTTATAAAAATGAAAGGCGGGGCAAAGAGCCCTCCGGGGATCGCAGGAATGGAACTCGTCTGGTCCTGGCTCGGCGCAATGATCGGGATCGGGACCTGTGGTTATCTTTCCGCGAAGTATTTCGAACCCCGGGATATGACGCTTCTCATCGGGTCATTTGGCGCTTCGGCAGTTCTGGTCTATGGCGCGATCAAGAGTCCCCTGGCCCAGCCGCGCAATCTCATTGGCGGCCATGTCATATCAGGCCTCGTGGGAGTGGCCTGCTATCAACTTGCCGGAGAGACAATCTGGATCGCGGCGGCCCTGGCGGTTTCTCTTGCCATCGTCGCCATGCTCGCCACGAAGACGCTCCACCCG
It includes:
- a CDS encoding HPP family protein, yielding MTISEYLIKMKGGAKSPPGIAGMELVWSWLGAMIGIGTCGYLSAKYFEPRDMTLLIGSFGASAVLVYGAIKSPLAQPRNLIGGHVISGLVGVACYQLAGETIWIAAALAVSLAIVAMLATKTLHPPGGATALIAVIGGAKIHSLGYLYAFVPAGAGAAILLIVALIVNNLSKNRKYPEYWL